The following proteins are co-located in the Sporosarcina pasteurii genome:
- the argS gene encoding arginine--tRNA ligase, which produces MNIVEQIQQKVITALEQAVVEANLTEEALPEVKLETPRHKENGDYATNIAMQLTKLAKKPPRAIADAIVEKIDKESASIEKIEVAGPGFINITLKKDYLQEVVYTVLDAGENYGRSNAGQNERIQVEFVSANPTGDLHLGHARGASVGDSLCNVLDFAGYDVEREYYINDAGNQIDNLARSVEARYFQALGEEREMPEDGYHGQDIIDIGKKLAEEYGDKYKQVSDEERYAFFRSYGLEFELEKLKTDLKNFRVTFDNWFSESTLYGSGKIENALEKLRENGHIFEEDGATWFRSTTYGDDKDRVLIKQDGSFTYITPDIAYHEDKIQRGFDKLINIWGADHHGYIPRMKAAIEALGYEKDTLEVIVAQMVHLYKDGERMMMSKRTGKAVTLRELVEDVGLDAVRYFFVMRSGDTQMDFDLDLAVSESNENPVYYAQYAHARISSILRQSAELNMSASAEGAHLLIAEHEIDLLKKIGDFPQVVADAARTRAPHRIANYIQELAATFHSFYNAEKVLDVDNRELSEARLALITATRTTIANALKLIGVSAPEKM; this is translated from the coding sequence ATGAATATCGTTGAACAAATTCAACAAAAAGTAATCACAGCACTAGAGCAAGCTGTTGTTGAGGCAAACCTTACGGAAGAAGCCCTTCCAGAAGTGAAATTAGAAACGCCAAGACATAAAGAAAACGGAGATTATGCAACAAACATCGCCATGCAACTGACAAAACTCGCTAAAAAACCGCCACGTGCAATTGCAGATGCCATTGTCGAAAAGATTGATAAAGAAAGTGCTTCAATTGAAAAGATTGAGGTTGCGGGACCTGGTTTTATTAATATCACATTAAAGAAAGATTATTTACAAGAAGTTGTCTACACCGTACTTGATGCTGGCGAAAATTACGGACGTTCGAATGCTGGACAAAACGAAAGAATTCAAGTGGAATTTGTTTCTGCAAATCCAACTGGAGACTTACATCTCGGCCATGCGCGCGGTGCTTCCGTCGGGGATTCACTTTGTAACGTACTAGATTTTGCAGGTTATGATGTTGAACGTGAATATTACATTAACGATGCGGGAAATCAAATTGACAACCTTGCCCGTTCTGTAGAAGCCCGTTATTTCCAAGCACTTGGTGAAGAGCGCGAGATGCCGGAAGATGGGTATCATGGACAAGATATTATCGATATTGGTAAAAAGCTTGCTGAAGAATATGGAGATAAATATAAACAAGTTTCAGATGAAGAACGCTATGCCTTTTTCCGTTCTTACGGTCTAGAGTTTGAACTTGAGAAGTTAAAAACAGATCTCAAAAACTTCCGCGTCACTTTCGACAATTGGTTTTCTGAATCGACATTATACGGTAGTGGGAAAATTGAAAATGCGCTTGAAAAACTGCGTGAAAACGGACATATCTTTGAAGAAGATGGTGCAACATGGTTCCGTTCTACGACATATGGTGATGACAAAGACCGTGTGTTAATTAAACAAGACGGTTCATTCACATATATCACGCCAGATATTGCTTATCATGAAGATAAAATTCAACGTGGATTCGATAAGCTCATCAACATTTGGGGGGCAGACCACCACGGATATATTCCGCGTATGAAAGCTGCGATTGAAGCGTTAGGGTATGAAAAAGATACGCTTGAAGTCATCGTTGCGCAAATGGTTCATCTTTACAAAGACGGCGAAAGAATGATGATGAGTAAGCGGACAGGAAAAGCAGTGACCTTACGCGAATTAGTAGAGGATGTCGGCCTTGACGCAGTACGTTATTTCTTCGTGATGCGTTCTGGAGACACACAAATGGACTTTGACTTAGACCTTGCTGTTTCTGAGTCGAATGAAAACCCTGTATACTATGCACAATATGCGCATGCTCGTATTTCTTCGATTTTACGTCAGTCGGCAGAATTAAATATGTCAGCTTCTGCAGAAGGCGCTCATTTATTAATAGCAGAACATGAAATTGATTTATTGAAAAAGATTGGTGATTTCCCGCAAGTTGTTGCAGATGCTGCAAGAACACGTGCGCCTCACCGTATCGCGAATTACATCCAAGAACTCGCTGCAACATTCCATTCATTCTACAATGCTGAAAAAGTATTGGATGTTGACAACCGTGAGTTATCCGAAGCGCGCCTTGCACTCATTACAGCAACGCGCACAACAATTGCCAATGCATTAAAACTCATCGGCGTTTCCGCTCCGGAAAAAATGTAA
- a CDS encoding iron ABC transporter permease produces MSKSSVAYIVSAATLLVAVWLGVSIGTVKIPIQTFWDGTDTKASNILWKIRMPRVVLAGLVGASLAIAGAAFQGLLKNPLADPYTLGVSSGASVGAVMTLFFGLSLPILGTYTLPTFSMIGAALTMFLVLGFARLVDRAMKMETIILTGIIFGSFLGSVLSLMIALTGEELRQIISWLLGSVSMRGWQYTMMILPFVFVGSLLLWLNRRELNAMLFGEERAHHLGVNVKRRKFMILIGGSILTGSAVAVSGTIGFVGLVVPHMTRLMWGADHRHLLTLSFMNGASLLIICDLVARTIISPSELPVGVITAFIGAPVFAYIFYRQRRKGAM; encoded by the coding sequence GTGAGTAAGTCAAGCGTCGCCTACATTGTGTCTGCCGCTACATTACTAGTAGCGGTATGGCTCGGTGTATCTATCGGAACGGTGAAAATACCGATTCAAACATTTTGGGATGGGACAGATACAAAAGCTTCAAATATTTTGTGGAAAATTAGAATGCCGCGTGTTGTACTAGCAGGTCTTGTTGGTGCTTCATTAGCCATTGCAGGAGCTGCTTTTCAAGGCTTACTAAAAAATCCACTGGCCGACCCATATACCCTCGGAGTGTCATCCGGTGCCTCTGTAGGTGCGGTTATGACACTTTTTTTCGGTTTGTCCTTACCAATTCTCGGTACGTATACATTACCAACGTTTAGTATGATAGGCGCGGCGCTCACGATGTTTTTAGTACTTGGTTTTGCCCGTCTCGTAGACCGCGCAATGAAAATGGAAACGATTATACTAACAGGGATTATTTTTGGTTCATTTCTCGGATCAGTTTTATCCCTAATGATTGCACTAACAGGTGAAGAGCTGAGGCAAATTATCAGTTGGCTCCTTGGAAGCGTGTCAATGAGAGGATGGCAATATACGATGATGATTTTGCCATTTGTCTTTGTCGGTTCCTTATTACTATGGCTTAATCGCCGTGAATTAAATGCGATGTTATTCGGCGAGGAGCGCGCCCACCATTTAGGTGTGAACGTGAAACGTCGTAAATTTATGATATTAATTGGTGGATCTATTTTAACAGGCTCCGCTGTGGCAGTTTCAGGCACAATCGGATTTGTCGGTTTAGTCGTACCGCATATGACGAGACTCATGTGGGGAGCAGACCATCGCCATTTATTAACATTATCATTTATGAATGGCGCCTCTTTACTGATCATTTGTGACCTCGTTGCACGGACAATTATTTCGCCGTCAGAGCTACCGGTTGGCGTAATTACTGCATTTATCGGGGCACCGGTCTTTGCATACATCTTCTACAGACAAAGAAGGAAAGGGGCAATGTAA
- a CDS encoding DUF1934 domain-containing protein — translation MGSKTAGQTVQIRLHSSIQHPGQEKETHHIEALGRYVEKLGSSYLQYEEEQDGQKIQSTVKLGNDDALIMRSGAIKMRLPFSVDEDRQGEYRNNHVAFKLQVKTKTLRFIEEEMSGKFAVAYELYAEGSLLGTYELTITYAEGIK, via the coding sequence ATGGGCTCGAAAACAGCAGGTCAGACTGTACAAATCCGGCTCCATTCGTCAATCCAGCACCCGGGGCAAGAAAAGGAAACGCATCATATTGAAGCGTTAGGTCGATATGTTGAGAAATTGGGTTCATCCTATTTACAATACGAGGAAGAACAAGATGGACAGAAAATCCAATCGACGGTCAAGTTGGGAAATGATGACGCCCTCATTATGCGTTCGGGTGCAATCAAAATGCGGCTGCCTTTCTCGGTAGATGAAGACCGACAAGGGGAATATCGGAATAACCACGTTGCATTTAAATTGCAAGTCAAAACAAAAACGTTACGTTTCATTGAAGAAGAGATGAGTGGGAAATTTGCTGTAGCGTATGAATTATATGCAGAAGGTTCATTGCTAGGCACATACGAACTAACTATTACATATGCGGAGGGAATAAAATGA
- the cobD gene encoding threonine-phosphate decarboxylase CobD, with product MQLPEHGANPHHLYERLGMPQPKTVLDFSENVNPFGMPERVVNEWPTLLSKMTAYPDPTGEPFLSATARFHQVKKDCVFVGNGAAELLTLLAERYRGKKAIVVHPTFSEYESTLRVKDVQIKRIVLSEENGFQLPIEAIQHAMENADVLYLCTPNNPTGILPTRDEITELIRHGKTVGCEIVLDEAFIDFVDEALSFIPEIKLYANLIVVRSMTKMYAIPGIRLGYVVAHPSVIEQIKKFAPHWNVNGIAASIGETCLKEKAFVENSVEHSAREREKLVDFLLAHECFVTESVANFLSFKLNRNRSTRQLYEYLLKRGIVLRHSENFLGMDGNWLRVGVKSEADMHVLKEELAKWFADN from the coding sequence ATGCAATTACCTGAACATGGGGCAAATCCGCATCACCTCTACGAAAGATTAGGCATGCCACAACCTAAAACGGTGCTAGATTTTAGTGAGAATGTTAATCCGTTCGGGATGCCGGAGCGTGTTGTGAATGAATGGCCGACGTTACTGTCGAAAATGACGGCTTATCCAGACCCGACAGGAGAACCTTTTTTGTCGGCAACCGCTCGTTTTCATCAAGTGAAAAAGGATTGTGTTTTCGTTGGGAATGGCGCAGCAGAACTACTTACGCTGCTTGCTGAAAGATATCGCGGGAAAAAGGCGATTGTTGTTCATCCAACGTTTTCTGAATACGAATCAACTTTGCGTGTAAAGGATGTTCAAATTAAGCGCATTGTACTGTCTGAAGAAAATGGCTTTCAACTGCCGATAGAAGCTATCCAGCACGCAATGGAAAACGCAGATGTCCTTTATTTATGTACACCGAATAATCCAACAGGCATATTGCCTACGCGCGATGAAATCACCGAGCTCATTCGCCACGGTAAAACAGTCGGTTGTGAGATCGTTTTAGATGAAGCCTTTATTGATTTTGTCGATGAAGCATTGTCATTCATTCCAGAAATCAAATTGTACGCAAATCTCATCGTTGTTCGTTCGATGACGAAAATGTATGCCATTCCGGGTATCCGGCTTGGTTATGTCGTTGCACATCCTTCCGTCATTGAGCAAATTAAGAAATTTGCGCCCCACTGGAATGTCAATGGGATCGCCGCTTCGATTGGAGAAACTTGTTTGAAAGAAAAAGCTTTTGTTGAGAACTCAGTGGAGCATAGTGCACGTGAAAGGGAAAAGTTAGTTGATTTTTTACTGGCACATGAATGTTTTGTGACGGAATCTGTTGCGAATTTTTTATCGTTTAAATTAAATCGCAATAGAAGCACACGTCAGCTTTACGAATATTTATTGAAACGCGGCATTGTGTTACGCCATTCAGAAAATTTTCTAGGAATGGACGGGAACTGGTTGCGGGTTGGCGTGAAAAGTGAAGCGGATATGCATGTGTTAAAAGAGGAGTTAGCCAAATGGTTCGCGGACAATTAA
- the cbiB gene encoding adenosylcobinamide-phosphate synthase CbiB produces MPAHFLAIAIGFFLDRLIGDPPNWPHPVRWIGQFISYMTDILNKGRFRTLKGAFLLLVTVSLVFIVVFMIVILSYEIHIFVGIAVEGVLVAIGLAQKSLRDAALDVYEPLVNGDLQEARHKLSWIVGRDTDRLNEREITRATVETVSENTADGITSPLFWAFLFGAPGLWLYKAVNTLDSMIGYRDERYKAFGKFSAKTDDVLNFIPARITGLLIICYAPNRGGIPFLKRLTGWIRDARRHASPNSGYMEAATAWQLGIQLGGASTYRGVKSERPTIGPSEVSLNAKHIKEAVFEMHFISFLFWLTITTIGVLIHAIT; encoded by the coding sequence ATCCCAGCTCATTTTTTAGCCATTGCCATCGGCTTTTTCCTCGATAGACTCATTGGTGACCCGCCTAATTGGCCACATCCAGTGCGTTGGATAGGCCAGTTTATTTCATATATGACCGATATTTTAAATAAGGGGCGTTTCCGTACACTAAAAGGTGCATTTTTATTGTTAGTTACTGTTTCACTTGTCTTTATTGTTGTTTTTATGATTGTTATTTTAAGTTATGAAATACATATATTTGTTGGGATTGCTGTGGAAGGCGTATTGGTGGCCATTGGACTTGCTCAAAAAAGCTTGCGTGATGCTGCATTGGATGTGTATGAACCGCTTGTGAATGGTGATTTGCAAGAAGCGCGACATAAACTTTCATGGATTGTCGGACGGGATACGGACCGATTAAATGAACGAGAAATTACGCGCGCGACGGTAGAAACAGTCTCAGAAAATACGGCTGACGGGATTACTTCTCCGCTATTTTGGGCGTTCTTGTTTGGTGCGCCTGGATTATGGCTGTATAAAGCGGTAAATACATTAGATTCGATGATTGGGTACCGGGATGAACGGTACAAGGCGTTTGGAAAGTTTTCCGCAAAAACTGATGATGTATTGAATTTTATCCCTGCCCGCATCACAGGATTACTCATCATTTGTTACGCGCCAAATCGTGGGGGCATTCCATTTTTAAAAAGGTTGACTGGCTGGATACGCGATGCGCGTCGTCATGCGAGTCCGAATAGCGGTTATATGGAAGCTGCAACGGCTTGGCAATTAGGGATTCAATTGGGCGGTGCATCCACGTATCGGGGCGTAAAGTCAGAACGTCCAACGATTGGACCAAGCGAGGTGAGCTTAAACGCAAAACATATTAAAGAAGCGGTTTTTGAAATGCATTTTATCTCCTTTTTATTTTGGTTAACGATCACGACGATTGGGGTGTTAATTCATGCAATTACCTGA
- a CDS encoding ABC transporter substrate-binding protein — MKKIWKLWLLSIVAVFLLAACGGNATEEKPKVDETETSQEENKDAGAEEAYPITLTDAVGNEITLEKAPEKIVSMMPSNTEILFALDLADEIVGVSDFDDYPAEAAEKERIGGQEFNVEAIIALDPDIVFGHESAFGLSEEGYQQISDAGIPVFVVKNAADFDETYKTIETIGLLTDKQEEAEQIISTMKEKVEEVLTKLENVEEEKTVFVETSPAPEIYTPGQNTFMQEMLDMVGAKNIADDQEGWFVMEPEELVDRNPDVIIVMYDYIDTAVEDVYARDGFDTITAIKEEQVIQVDENITSRTGPRLAEGLEAIAKAIYPEVFSE; from the coding sequence ATGAAGAAGATTTGGAAGTTATGGCTACTATCGATTGTTGCCGTATTTTTACTTGCTGCTTGCGGTGGAAATGCAACAGAAGAGAAGCCAAAAGTAGATGAAACGGAAACGTCTCAAGAAGAAAATAAGGACGCAGGAGCAGAAGAGGCCTATCCGATCACGTTAACGGATGCTGTTGGGAATGAAATTACGTTAGAGAAGGCACCAGAAAAAATCGTTTCTATGATGCCGAGTAACACAGAGATTCTATTTGCGCTAGATTTAGCAGATGAAATTGTAGGGGTCAGCGATTTTGATGATTATCCTGCAGAAGCAGCTGAGAAAGAAAGAATCGGTGGACAAGAGTTTAACGTAGAAGCCATTATCGCGTTAGACCCAGATATTGTATTTGGACATGAATCGGCATTTGGATTATCCGAAGAAGGTTATCAACAAATTAGTGATGCTGGAATTCCAGTTTTCGTTGTCAAAAACGCAGCTGATTTTGATGAAACATATAAGACGATTGAAACGATTGGCCTACTAACTGATAAACAAGAAGAGGCTGAACAAATTATTTCAACGATGAAAGAGAAAGTCGAAGAAGTACTGACGAAGCTTGAGAATGTTGAAGAAGAGAAGACTGTCTTTGTTGAAACATCCCCAGCTCCAGAAATTTACACACCTGGTCAAAACACATTCATGCAAGAAATGCTTGATATGGTAGGCGCAAAAAACATTGCGGATGACCAAGAAGGTTGGTTCGTAATGGAACCTGAAGAGCTCGTCGATAGAAATCCAGACGTCATTATTGTGATGTACGATTACATTGATACGGCTGTGGAAGATGTTTATGCACGTGACGGTTTTGACACCATTACTGCAATTAAAGAAGAACAAGTCATTCAAGTAGATGAAAATATTACGAGTCGTACAGGTCCACGTTTAGCAGAAGGACTTGAAGCCATTGCAAAGGCGATTTACCCTGAGGTTTTTAGTGAGTAA
- a CDS encoding heme ABC transporter ATP-binding protein has protein sequence MLQVNQLSGGYDEKQVVKSVSFHVDKGEIVGILGPNGSGKSTLLKLISGILPATSGTVKVDGKLTSNYSQKEFARKVAVLPQLHAHAFSHTVRETVELGRYPHQSGFFSAWSEDDERAVQEAMKSTTITRYEHQSIELLSGGEQQRVFVAQALAQEAPILLLDEPTNHLDIAHQQQLLDTIRTQAVEKGLTVISVFHDINLASLYCDRLVLMDDGEIAHIGLPQDVVKEEAIDTVYQARVTTQPHPERPKPQITMLPTLTGEFSTLKITKDNFIISSEQVVLQSTTALKTLSSAVHNAGMGWYRTFVNRRVDKNYNVDDVQNEMEMYLQSQHFSLTETVGMMTAAKTEFVEIESYEGDFGTVLVAVTAGLGNAVDVSEVYHRDEDKAVGTINTWVIVNGCLSDEAFIQALMTATEAKAKALQVEEVQDPVSKTIATGTSTDSLLIAATQEGETLPYAGPITPLGKLIAKGVFECTVRAIRAYKKEKGVSM, from the coding sequence ATGTTGCAAGTGAATCAACTGTCAGGCGGTTATGATGAGAAACAAGTCGTTAAGTCTGTTTCATTTCATGTCGATAAAGGAGAAATCGTCGGCATTTTAGGTCCGAATGGAAGTGGAAAATCGACGCTTTTAAAATTAATTTCCGGCATTTTACCAGCTACGAGTGGAACTGTTAAAGTTGATGGAAAATTAACTTCAAACTATTCCCAAAAAGAATTTGCACGGAAAGTCGCCGTTTTACCACAACTTCATGCACATGCCTTTTCACATACAGTGCGCGAAACGGTGGAACTCGGAAGATATCCACACCAGTCCGGATTTTTCTCGGCTTGGTCAGAAGATGATGAACGAGCTGTTCAAGAAGCAATGAAAAGTACAACGATTACGCGTTATGAACATCAATCGATTGAACTGCTTTCTGGCGGAGAACAACAGCGTGTTTTCGTCGCACAAGCATTGGCACAAGAAGCACCAATTTTATTACTAGATGAACCAACAAACCATTTAGATATCGCACATCAGCAACAATTGCTAGATACGATTCGCACCCAAGCAGTTGAAAAAGGATTAACGGTTATTTCCGTTTTTCATGATATTAATTTAGCGTCCTTATACTGCGATCGGTTGGTATTAATGGATGATGGTGAAATTGCGCATATCGGTTTACCGCAAGATGTTGTGAAGGAAGAAGCAATCGACACGGTTTATCAAGCACGTGTGACGACACAACCACATCCTGAACGCCCAAAACCACAAATTACAATGCTTCCTACCTTAACCGGGGAGTTCTCTACCCTTAAAATCACGAAAGATAATTTTATCATTTCTTCTGAACAAGTCGTGCTGCAATCGACAACTGCGCTAAAAACATTGTCCTCCGCAGTCCACAATGCAGGAATGGGGTGGTATCGAACGTTTGTGAATCGTCGTGTTGATAAAAATTACAATGTGGATGATGTGCAAAATGAAATGGAAATGTATCTCCAATCACAACATTTCTCATTAACTGAAACGGTCGGCATGATGACAGCAGCGAAGACCGAATTTGTAGAAATTGAATCGTATGAAGGAGACTTCGGTACAGTGCTCGTTGCAGTAACGGCGGGACTTGGGAACGCGGTTGACGTGTCAGAAGTGTATCACCGCGATGAAGATAAAGCGGTGGGCACGATAAATACATGGGTCATTGTGAATGGTTGTTTATCAGATGAGGCATTTATTCAAGCGTTAATGACAGCAACTGAGGCGAAAGCAAAAGCACTACAAGTTGAAGAAGTTCAAGATCCTGTATCCAAAACCATTGCGACAGGCACTTCGACGGATAGCTTGCTCATTGCGGCCACCCAAGAAGGAGAAACACTTCCGTATGCGGGGCCGATTACGCCGCTTGGGAAATTAATCGCAAAAGGCGTGTTCGAATGTACGGTCCGCGCCATTCGAGCCTATAAAAAAGAAAAAGGTGTTTCAATGTGA
- a CDS encoding transglycosylase domain-containing protein — translation MQRTVYVKQKKRRLFLRRIILLTVTALTAMITMYGGLLLYAQITGAPSLSVPKASVFLDQDGKVIGDHFAAERRYWVELDEISPFLIDAVVATEDRHFHSHHGFDYKRIAGALLKDIKNRKKVEGASTITQQYARNLHLTHAKTWKRKINEALIAFRLERFYDKEVILEGYLNTVYFGHGMYGVEAASNFYFGKSAKELTLEESAVITAIAKGPSIYSPVNYPENSTRRKELIISLMEAQGVISTEQATRAMETDIVLKADEWRNKKKIAPYFLDEVWREAEKVLAAKGRYPAEGGWTIRTTLNAHHQQIAEEVIEKWMPDNGLQIGFTSIDPATGGITSLVGGTDYTESPFNRATQARRQPGSVIKPVLYAAALENGFNPLTFLMPEKTIFTYDNGETYEPKNVNGKFASQPISLAQALAISDNIYAVKTLEDVGYKNFQGMAERLGIDVNFPTTPATALGTTEVTLMDMTNAYNRVAAGGVDITPNTIISITDAEGKTIYERPKQKKKQIMSEQDAFVLTHLMTGMFDPVFNDYSAATGLSMRQKQTRPYAAKSGTTITDQYLIGFTPSLTAGVWNGFDVDKQLETIEDKAATKKIWIEFMEEVHSGKTPEPFIPPKGVSSVIVDVETGGLAVAECERQRLVYVKEKDVPQKLCTDQSLQQMKSSNKDEKGFNLFPFSFFD, via the coding sequence ATGCAGCGGACAGTTTATGTAAAACAGAAAAAAAGACGGCTTTTTTTGCGTCGCATCATTTTATTAACCGTTACTGCACTTACCGCAATGATTACCATGTATGGCGGACTCTTACTCTATGCTCAAATTACAGGTGCTCCTTCCCTTAGCGTTCCCAAAGCGTCCGTCTTTCTAGACCAAGACGGAAAAGTTATTGGGGATCACTTCGCAGCAGAACGGCGGTATTGGGTGGAGTTGGATGAAATATCACCTTTTCTCATCGATGCCGTTGTTGCAACTGAAGATAGACATTTTCATAGTCACCATGGCTTTGATTATAAGCGAATTGCTGGTGCTTTGTTAAAAGATATTAAGAACCGTAAAAAAGTGGAAGGTGCGAGTACGATTACACAGCAGTATGCACGGAATCTTCATTTAACACACGCAAAAACGTGGAAACGGAAAATAAATGAAGCATTAATCGCTTTTCGTTTAGAACGATTCTACGATAAAGAGGTTATTTTAGAAGGTTATTTAAATACGGTTTACTTTGGACATGGTATGTACGGCGTAGAAGCAGCAAGTAATTTTTATTTCGGGAAATCCGCAAAAGAATTAACGTTAGAAGAATCTGCAGTCATAACAGCAATCGCAAAGGGGCCATCGATTTATTCGCCTGTCAATTACCCTGAAAATTCAACGCGTCGAAAAGAACTAATCATTTCTTTAATGGAAGCACAAGGCGTGATTTCAACAGAGCAAGCAACGCGTGCGATGGAGACGGATATTGTTTTAAAAGCAGATGAATGGAGAAACAAGAAAAAAATCGCTCCTTATTTTCTCGATGAAGTATGGCGAGAAGCGGAAAAAGTGCTTGCTGCAAAAGGTCGATACCCTGCAGAAGGCGGTTGGACAATCCGCACAACTTTAAACGCACATCACCAACAGATTGCGGAAGAGGTCATCGAGAAATGGATGCCGGATAACGGCCTCCAAATCGGATTTACATCGATAGACCCAGCAACTGGCGGGATTACATCGCTTGTTGGCGGAACTGATTACACCGAGAGCCCTTTTAATCGTGCTACGCAAGCTAGACGTCAGCCTGGATCAGTCATCAAACCCGTACTGTATGCCGCGGCACTTGAGAATGGCTTTAATCCATTAACCTTCTTAATGCCTGAAAAGACAATTTTCACATACGATAACGGTGAGACTTACGAACCCAAAAATGTAAATGGCAAGTTTGCATCGCAGCCTATTTCACTCGCTCAAGCATTAGCCATTTCGGATAATATTTACGCTGTAAAAACGCTGGAAGACGTTGGTTATAAAAACTTTCAAGGTATGGCGGAACGCCTAGGGATAGACGTCAACTTCCCTACTACTCCAGCCACCGCACTTGGCACAACTGAAGTTACCTTAATGGACATGACAAATGCCTATAATCGCGTAGCAGCAGGCGGCGTCGATATTACGCCAAATACAATCATTTCAATCACGGATGCTGAAGGGAAAACTATATATGAACGTCCGAAACAAAAAAAGAAACAAATTATGTCCGAACAGGATGCTTTCGTGCTTACGCATCTCATGACAGGCATGTTCGATCCAGTATTCAATGACTATTCTGCCGCAACTGGACTTTCAATGCGTCAAAAGCAAACGAGACCGTATGCGGCAAAATCAGGCACAACGATTACTGACCAATATTTAATTGGCTTCACACCATCATTAACAGCTGGAGTTTGGAACGGCTTTGACGTTGACAAACAACTCGAAACAATTGAGGACAAAGCGGCTACGAAGAAAATCTGGATTGAGTTTATGGAAGAAGTTCACAGCGGAAAGACGCCTGAACCATTTATTCCTCCGAAAGGCGTTAGTAGTGTGATTGTCGACGTTGAAACGGGCGGACTAGCCGTTGCAGAATGTGAGCGCCAACGCCTTGTCTATGTCAAAGAGAAAGATGTCCCACAAAAATTATGCACAGATCAATCTCTCCAGCAAATGAAGTCTTCTAATAAGGATGAAAAAGGATTTAATTTATTCCCATTTTCATTTTTTGATTGA
- a CDS encoding bifunctional adenosylcobinamide kinase/adenosylcobinamide-phosphate guanylyltransferase, which yields MVRGQLTFISGGVRSGKSAYAEKLLTDASQGKQGRLVYIASGLPTDEEMSERIQKHQEDRANFNWTTIEQPVDFEQVLPLIQTGDYILWDCLTTWLANELYVGYETGTPCVNRLDCMEQKVEDLIDSIDAILKKASNLVIVSNEVLHDVAPNEGETEKYRAWIGEIHQKIVAKAQTAIEMDSGIPIFWKGERA from the coding sequence ATGGTTCGCGGACAATTAACATTTATTAGCGGCGGTGTCCGGAGTGGGAAAAGTGCTTATGCGGAAAAGCTATTGACCGATGCAAGTCAGGGGAAACAGGGGCGACTTGTGTATATTGCGTCTGGTTTGCCAACGGATGAAGAAATGAGTGAGCGGATTCAAAAGCATCAAGAGGACCGTGCTAATTTTAATTGGACAACGATTGAACAGCCGGTCGATTTTGAACAAGTCTTGCCGCTTATTCAAACAGGCGATTACATATTATGGGATTGCTTGACGACTTGGTTGGCGAATGAATTGTATGTAGGATATGAAACAGGGACCCCTTGTGTAAATCGACTTGATTGCATGGAACAGAAAGTTGAGGACCTCATTGATAGTATCGATGCCATATTAAAAAAAGCATCGAATCTTGTCATTGTTTCCAATGAAGTCCTTCATGATGTTGCGCCAAATGAAGGGGAGACGGAAAAGTATCGTGCTTGGATTGGCGAAATCCACCAAAAAATTGTAGCAAAAGCACAAACCGCGATCGAAATGGACAGTGGGATACCCATCTTTTGGAAAGGAGAGAGAGCTTAA